The nucleotide window GACAAAAGGGGAAAGGCCTTCAAAAGCTTTTGCCCGATGGAGCGCACCATGGCCTGCTGCGTTGGGTCGCCGGGGCTTGTGATGCACAAAGCCCACCAGCGGGGGCCGCGCAGATCGGCGTCCAGCGCCCGGCGCAAAACCAGAAAGCGCCAGAAACCGCTGCCGCGCTTGCGGCTTTCGGCGGCGTGCATTGCCGCAAGGGAGGATGAGCGCCAGCCCATGCGTGTCCGCTTGGGTTTGGCGACCACTCGCTGGGCGTGTCCTGCCTGGCCGTCATAACTGAGCTGGCTGTCGTGCGTTTCGTCCGTGCCCTGGCCGCTCAGGCGGTACCGGGCCTCGTCCTTGGGCGTGTGCGCGGGCAAGCCCGTTTGGGCGGCAAGTTCGGTCATCATGTCCACCATGCCGCGCGCTTCCACAGACATGAGGGCACAATGCGGCACGGGAATGACGCCGCGCCCGCTGCGGCGGCGCATGCCGATGGTCAGCGGTTCATCACCGCCGCCGGCAAAGGCCAGCTCCACCTTGTTGCGGTAGCGCCGCATGGCAGGAGAGGGCTGAACTTCGGCAAGCAGGCTTTCCATCTGATCCGCATCCATGCCGCCGATGCGTATCATGGCGTCAAGGGCAATGCGGCGCTTCCAGTGGAGCTGGGTCTCATAGGGCATGGTTTGCAGCGGGCACCCGCCGCACTGTCCGTCATGCGGACAGATGGCGGGCACGGCATGGCGCGCGGGCTGCACAACCTCGACAGCTTCTGCTTCAATGAAGCTGGATTTACGTCTGGTAACGCGGGCGCGCACAGTCTGGCCTGGCAGGCCGCCTGTGACAAAAATCACGGTGCCCTGGTTGCGTGAGCGCCCTGCGTGAGCTTTTTGCTCATTGGTCGTCAGGGCGTGCTGGCAGTGGGCGCGCGCGAGCCCTCGTCCGTCGTGGGTCAAATTTTCTATCTGAAGGGTGAGAATATTGTCGTTCATTGCAGAGAAATATAGCAGTGTGAAGGCCTCATGCCAAGAAAAACTATCCTGAAAAATTGCCGATGCGAACCAGAATCGTGCGGTTTGTGGCACGAGCGCGATTTTTGCTTGTGCCCGGC belongs to Desulfovibrio sp. and includes:
- a CDS encoding class I SAM-dependent RNA methyltransferase — protein: MNDNILTLQIENLTHDGRGLARAHCQHALTTNEQKAHAGRSRNQGTVIFVTGGLPGQTVRARVTRRKSSFIEAEAVEVVQPARHAVPAICPHDGQCGGCPLQTMPYETQLHWKRRIALDAMIRIGGMDADQMESLLAEVQPSPAMRRYRNKVELAFAGGGDEPLTIGMRRRSGRGVIPVPHCALMSVEARGMVDMMTELAAQTGLPAHTPKDEARYRLSGQGTDETHDSQLSYDGQAGHAQRVVAKPKRTRMGWRSSSLAAMHAAESRKRGSGFWRFLVLRRALDADLRGPRWWALCITSPGDPTQQAMVRSIGQKLLKAFPLLSGFVHEERASEDALVLGQKRVAVLGNTGEADPTAARLWLPLAGEHFCLDAASFFQVNTAASQVLATMAVDMFERHVQQDKPSLLDLYCGVGAPGLLLGKRCGRLLGLEQDARAVALARANAKRMGLDHCVYETGDAGLHLDKLAPLQENYWSQTEHWDAVLVDPPRAGLAPRALNALLRLNAHTILYISCNPATLARDAARLRGAYRLAEMRAVDLFPHTPHIECLTLWQSL